Proteins from one Malaya genurostris strain Urasoe2022 chromosome 2, Malgen_1.1, whole genome shotgun sequence genomic window:
- the LOC131432422 gene encoding zinc finger protein 2-like: MDTLSLTANEDPCRLCLKKCEQTYGMYVTSPDGLLRELPRKILECIALEISESEPQIFSKLVCSECICKLDYFHEFRENCRKCQAFFSEMMLFCQPEPVVDDDSQQILPEINFSGHEFMLDGNTNKEYEYIIQSLEKEDISFSSNVEALKLKRELEISIQQNQQHGKFLGMGEPSTSETVMPSEETCFNNLEAIVESITQQNAASGYIIEQGPPEDDLDYDDFVGIETVDENRDASISEIHVQQIIDQKFQPPSEDATEAQSHATDETSVKPEQESSPIKENPTSASEHSQEPSPAITVLNDRTCDICGKICTTRTKLKLHRNSHLKIYPFTCPMENCTKAFKSKIGLDEHVAKHTGNHPISCGVCGKGFMNQSYLTAHQRTHSDEKTFRCNICKQATFKSKRSLIDHKNRHLGLKPFDCGQCGKQFTNRYLLQQHEQVAHTGVRFPCPQCEKSFTCKSYLKVHQRIHSNDRPYVCEICQRPHLTRRDLEVHRSVHSGKKEFVCDVCGKGFARLNALTFHQKIHENRPSDVVGPSLGSNVI, translated from the exons ATGGACACCCTGTCGCTAACAGCGAACGAAGACCCTTGTCGGTTATGTTTAAAAAAGTGTGAACAAACGTATGGAATGTACGTGACTTCTCCAGATGGATTGTTGAGAGAGCTACCCCGAAAAATTCTCGAATGTATTGCACTGGAAATATCCGAATCGGAACCACAGATATTCTCCAAGCTAGTATGCAGCGAGTGTATCTGTAAGTTGGATTATTTTCACGAGTTCCGGGAAAACTGTCGCAAGTGCCAAGCGTTCTTCAGTG AAATGATGTTATTCTGCCAACCGGAACCCGTAGTAGATGATGATAGCCAACAAATACTGCCCGAAATAAACTTTTCTGGACACGAATTCATGCTAGATGGGAACACCAACAAAGAATATGAGTACATAATTCAAAGCCTAGAAAAAGAGGATATTTCGTTTTCATCAAATGTCGAGGCACTAAAA TTAAAAAGAGAACTGGAAATCTCTATCCAGCAGAATCAACAACATGGAAAATTTCTTGGCATGGGAGAACCCTCTACTAGTGAAACTGTGATGCCTAGCGAGGAAACCTGTTTCAACAATTTAGAGGCGATCGTCGAATCAATTACACAACAGAATGCAGCTTCTGGATACATTATAGAACAAGGACCCCCAGAAGATGATCTGGATTATGATGATTTTGTTGGAATTGAGACCGTGGATGAAAATAGAGATGCC TCTATTTCAGAAATTCACGTACAACAAATAATAGATCAGAAATTCCAACCACCTTCGGAAGATGCGACTGAAGCACAATCACATGCTACGGATGAAACTTCAGTAAAACCAGAACAAGAATCGTCGCCGATAAAAGAAAATCCAACCTCTGCAAGCGAGCACAGTCAAGAACCTTCTCCCGCGATTACGGTTCTCAATGATCGCACATGTGATATATGTGGAAAGATTTGCACTACtagaacgaaattaaaactccaTAGAAATTCTCACCTGAAAATTTATCCGTTTACTTGTCCGATGGAGAACTGCACGAAAGCATTTAAGTCGAAAATAGGTCTAGATGAGCACGTGGCTAAACACACTGGTAACCATCCCATATCGTGTGGAGTGTGTGGCAAAGGTTTCATGAATCAGAGTTATTTGACCGCTCACCAAAGGACACATTCGGATGAGAAGACTTTTAGGTGTAACATTTGCAAACAGGCAACCTTCAAAAGCAAGCGTTCCTTAATAGACCACAAAAATCGCCACTTGGGCTTGAAGCCATTCGATTGTGGTCAATGTGGCAAACAATTCACCAATCGATATCTTTTGCAGCAACATGAACAGGTCGCTCACACAGGTGTTCGATTTCCGTGTCCGCAGTGTGAAAAAAGTTTCACTTGCAAAAGCTATTTGAAGGTTCACCAACGAATCCACAGCAATGACCGGCCGTATGTTTGTGAG ATTTGTCAGAGGCCTCATCTGACGCGGCGAGATCTGGAGGTTCACCGTTCCGTTCACAGTGGCAAGAAAGAGTTTGTCTGTGATGTTTGCGGGAAGGGGTTCGCGAGATTGAATGCTTTAACTTTTCATCAGAAGATACATGAGAATCGTCCGAGCGATGTTGTCGGACCATCCCTAGGATCAAACGTAATATAG
- the LOC131430318 gene encoding UDP-glucuronic acid decarboxylase 1, with protein MVFSKRKMKQLFAFGVAIVLVICLYKSWGNPTSGKLNLGIGSENDLENGIDQVKFAQQRHELLQGIPAKSPPGGVSSNFAGAAEMLHDDQENRLNELHQAKKQILELERKIQELEGRIPRKYPDVTFLNYKNRKRILITGGAGFVGSHLVDYLMMQGHEVIVADNFFTGRKRNVEHWLGHENFELIHHDIVNPLFIEVDEIYHLASPASPPHYMYNPVKTIKTNTLGTINMLGLAKRVGAKVLIASTSEVYGDPDVHPQPETYWGHVNPIGPRACYDEGKRVAETLSYAYAKQENVNVRVARIFNTYGPRMHMNDGRVVSNFIIQALQNQSITMYGSGQQTRSFQYVSDLVDGLVALMTSNYTQPVNLGNPVERTIEEFAEIIRDLVGCKSKIIELPAVEDDPQRRKPDISRAKKYLNWEPRVPLKEGLDKTIEYFRKELARSNHSQRNIFVPETTENT; from the exons ATGGTGTTTTCGAAGCGAAAGATGAAGCAGTTGTTCGCGTTCGGTGTGGCCATCGTTTTGG TGATCTGTTTGTACAAGTCATGGGGCAACCCGACCAGCGGTAAGCTAAATCTAGGAATCGGCAGCGAAAATGACCTAGAGAATGGCATAGATCAGGTAAAGTTTGCACAACAGCGTCATGAGCTTCTACAGGGGATACCTGCCAAAAGTCCTCCCGGCGGTGTCAGCAGTAACTTTGCTGGGGCTGCAGAAATGCTGCACGACGATCAGGAAAACCGTTTGAACGAGTTGCATCAAGCTAAGAAgcaaattctggaactagaacGGAAAATTCAGGAACTGGAGGGTCGCATTCCGAGAAAGTATCCTGACGTTACATTCCTCAACTACAAGAACAGAAAACGAATTTTG ATTACTGGTGGTGCCGGTTTCGTGGGGTCTCACCTCGTCGACTACCTTATGATGCAGGGCCACGAGGTGATTGTGGCGGACAATTTCTTTACCGGTCGGAAGCGCAACGTGGAGCACTGGTTGGGTCACGAAAACTTCGAGCTCATCCATCATGACATTGTCAATCCGCTGTTCATCGAGGTGGATGAAATCTACCATCTGGCGAGCCCGGCGAGTCCACCGCATTACATGTACAATCCGGTGAAGACGATCAAAACCAACACGCTCGGAACGATCAATATGTTGGGCTTGGCGAAACGGGTAGGCGCCAAGGTGTTGATTGCCAGCACGTCGGAGGTGTACGGCGATCCGGATGTGCATCCACAACCGGAGACCTACTGGGGTCATGTGAATCCCATCGGGCCCAGGGCGTGCTACGACGAGGGTAAACGTGTAGCCGAAACACTGAGCTATGCGTATGCCAAGCAGGAAAATGTAAATGTCCGTGTGGCgagaatattcaacacctatgGACCTCGGATGCACATGAACGATGGACGAGTGGTATCCAACTTCATTATTCAAGCACTGCAGAATCAGTCAATTACG ATGTACGGAAGTGGTCAACAGACACGATCATTCCAGTACGTGTCCGATCTAGTTGACGGGCTGGTCGCGCTGATGACATCTAACTATACTCAACCCGTCAATTTGGGGAATCCGGTGGAGCGTACGATTGAGGAATTTGCCGAGATTATTCGAGATTTGGTCGGGTGCAAAAGTAAAATCATCGAACTGCCAGCAGTAGAGGACGATCCTCAACGGAGGAAGCCGGATATTTCCCGCGCCAAGAAATATCTTAACTGGGAACCGAGG GTTCCACTGAAGGAAGGTCTAGACAAAACGATCGAATACTTCCGGAAAGAATTGGCACGCTCGAATCACTCCCAGCGGAATATATTTGTGCCAGAAACGACTGAAAACACTTAG
- the LOC131430804 gene encoding O-glucosyltransferase rumi homolog → MLHYSQIIFLMVIIPAKIYSNDVCVQQETCSTEQTKEETPVNLYNPSHNKYFQLIEKALADYKPCQSINCSCNLDVLKDDLRPFKSGITRQMIEQAGSYGTKYQIIDNRLYRQKDCMFPARCSGVEHFIKPNLPTLPNMDLIINCRDWPQIHRNWGHREKLAVLSFSKTDDYLDIMYPTWAFWEGGPAISLYPTGLGRWDQHRSSIRKSAKQWSWKNKKSKAFFRGSRTSDERDALVLLSRARPDLVDAQYTKNQAWKSPKDTLNAEPAEEVRLEDHCQYRYLFNFRGVAASFRFKHLFLCQSLVFHVGDEWKEFFYHSLKPWVHYVPVKVNAGQKELEELILFFREHEQLANEIADRGYQHIWNHLRMKDVECYWRRLLKRYGKLIDYEVQRDYSLIEIF, encoded by the exons ATGTTGCACTACTCTCAAATTATATTTTTAATGGTAATAATCCCTGCGAAGATTTATAGCAACGATGTATGTGTTCAACAAGAAACGTGTTCAACCGAACAAACCAAGGAAGAAACACCTGTGAATCTATACAATCCAT CTCACAACAAGTACTTCCAGTTAATAGAAAAGGCCCTTGCTGACTACAAACCGTGTCAGTCTATCAACTGTTCCTGTAACTTGGACGTACTTAAAGACGATCTGCGACCGTTCAAATCTGGTATCACACGACAGATGATTGAGCAAGCCGGCTCATACGGTACAAAATACCAAATAATAGACAACAGGTTGTACCGACAGAAGGATTGCATGTTCCCTGCTCGCTGTTCAGGAGTAGAACACTTCATCAAACCAAATTTACCGACACTTCCAAACATGGATCTGATAATCAATTGTCGTGATTGGCCACAGATTCACCGGAACTGGGGGCACAGAGAAAAGCTTGCAGTATTATCTTTTAGTAAAACTGATGACTACCTAGACATCATGTATCCAACATGGGCTTTTTGGGAAGGTGGTCCAGCTATTTCACTGTACCCGACGGGACTTGGACGATGGGATCAACATAGAAGTTCGATAAGGAAATCTGCTAAACAATGGTCGTGGAAAAACAAGAAAAGTAAAGCTTTCTTCCGTGGTTCTCGGACATCAGATGAACGGGACGCATTGGTCCTCTTGTCACGAGCAAGACCAGATCTGGTCGACGCACAATATACCAAGAATCAGGCCTGGAAATCGCCTAAAGACACACTGAATGCAGAGCCTGCTGAAGAGGTTCGGTTAGAGGATCATTGCCAGTATCGGTATCTGTTCAACTTCAGGGGAGTGGCAGCAAGCTTTCGTTTCAAGCATTTATTCCTTTGTCAATCTCTAGTTTTTCATGTGGGTGACGAATGGAAAGAGTTTTTCTATCACTCCTTGAAACCATGGGTTCACTATGTGCCTGTTAAGGTCAATGCCGGCCAGAAAGAATTAGAAGAGCTGATACTGTTTTTCCGAGAACATGAACAGCTGGCAAACGAAATTGCTGACCGTGGTTACCAGCATATTTGGAATCACTTGCGAATGAAGGACGTCGAGTGCTACTGGAGAAGGCTACTAAAGAGATACGGAAAGTTGATTGATTATGAGGTGCAGCGGGATTACAGTTTGATTGAAATATTTTAA
- the LOC131430803 gene encoding mitochondrial chaperone BCS1, which yields MTITEYIGALSDNPYFGAGFGLFGVGAGAALLRKGLQGGLILFRRHYMITLEVPCRDKSYQWLLQWITQKGAKHTQHLSVETSFQQRDTGHIKTKYDFIPSIGTHIMRYGGTWIKVDRAREQHTLDLHMGVPWETVQLTAFGRDKNLYFRILEEARHLALKHTEGKTVMYTAMGSEWRQFGHPRKRRPLKSVVLDNGVSDRLLHDCREFIRNPKWYDDRGIPYRRGYLLYGPPGCGKSSFITALAGEIEFGICLLNLSERGLTDDRLNHLMNVAPQQSIILLEDIDAAFLSREDTKTQKAAFEGLNRVTFSGLLNCLDGVASTEARIVFMTTNYLDRLDPALIRPGRVDVKEYVGFCSRHQLEEMFMRFYADEEGVSNSKIFADSVLKAGRDVSPAQIQGYFMIHKMSDQQTVLSNVASIWEN from the exons atgaCGATCACAGAATATATTGGAGCCCTATCCGATAATCCGTACTTTGGGGCTGGATTTGGTTTGTTCGGCGTAGGCGCTGGTGCTGCCTTGTTACGTAAAGGTTTGCAGGGTGGACTGATTTTGTTCCGACGGCATTACATGATTACGCTTGAGGTGCCTTGTCGAGATAAATCCTATCAGTGGTTGCTGCAGTGGATTACTCAGAAAGGGGCCAAACATACCCAACACCTCAGCGTGGAAACTTCATTCCAACAACGAGACACTGGTCACATTAAAACGAAGTATGATTTCATACCCTCTATCGGAACGCACATTATGCGCTACGGTGGAACATGGATTAAAGTTGATCGAGCTCGAGAGCAGCATACACTTGATTTGCATATGGGAGTTCCCTGGGAGACCGTACAGTTAACTGCTTTCGGAAGGGATAAAAACCTGTATTTCAGAATTTTGGAAGAAG CAAGACATCTGGCCCTAAAACACACCGAAGGCAAAACTGTTATGTACACAGCTATGGGCTCCGAATGGCGTCAATTTGGTCATCCACGCAAACGAAGACCACTTAAATCGGTTGTTCTAGATAATGGAGTGTCGGATCGTCTCCTGCACGACTGCCGCGAGTTCATACGGAATCCGAAGTGGTATGACGATCGAGGGATTCCATACCGCCGTGGTTATCTTCTATACGGGCCACCCGGTTGTGGGAAATCGAGTTTTATAACGGCATTAGCAGGCGAAATAGAATTTGGCATTTGTTTATTGAATTTATCAGAACGAGGACTTACGGATGATCGGTTGAACCATCTCATGAATGTGGCTCCTCAGCAATCAATCATTCTACTGGAAGACATTGACGCCGCTTTTCTTTCTCGAGAGGACACCAAGACGCAAAAGGCTGCTTTCGAAGGGCTGAATCGAGTTACGTTTAGCGGTTTACTGAACTGCCTTGACGGTGTTGCATCCACAGAGGCTAGAATTGTGTTTATGACGACGAACTATCTAGATCGATTGGATCCCGCGCTGATTCGACCGGGGCGAGTAGATGTTAAGGAATACGTAGGATTCTGTAGTAGGCATCAACTGGAGGAAATGTTCATGCGTTTCTACGCCGACGAGGAAGGAGTTAGTAATTCGAAAATATTCGCCGATAGCGTACTGAAAGCCGGCAGAGACGTGAGTCCGGCTCAAATACAAGGTTATTTCATGATTCACAAGATGTCCGATCAGCAAACGGTGCTGAGTAATGTTGCAAGTATTTGGGAAAATTAG